Below is a genomic region from Drosophila albomicans strain 15112-1751.03 chromosome 2R, ASM965048v2, whole genome shotgun sequence.
TGGCGCCTCCTCTGATGCCGAATCCGTTTCAACAACTGCtactggagcagcagcagtgggtCTTTCATCACACTCTGAATCTGAGGCATCATCATCGCCTGCACGTCCGCCCTCCTCATCCGGAATAGCCACTTCGCTCTTATGCTCCGACTCCTCTTCGGGCTGCACCTCCTCATAGACAACAATCTCCTTCCATATAATCTCCTCGTCCACGCATATCGGTTCATCGCTTTGCGGCTCCACGCGTTTGTTCAAATCCAGTTCCGATATGCACGGCTCTGTGCGTTCAAAGCCACCGCAAGTCACACAGGTGGATGTAGTCAACAGCACCGACGAATGCGGTTCGCTGCTGGACAGCAAAGAGCTGCTGCTCTTCGACTTCTCCTTGGGCTTGGCTTCCTTTCCAATGGTTTTGTACGTCATCGTTGTCTGCTGGGATTTCTCCTGCATGCCCATGTCAGGCGCAACTTGACACTGATTGCTGATCTGCGGCAACGAAGGATTGCTGCGCACCAAATAATCCGAAATGCGACGCTTCCAATCCTCGGGACTGCAGTCAACATTCTGCAAGAGGTCGTAAATCTCCGAAATTAATGGTTTTATCATGGGACGATTGCAGAAAAGACTTTGATCAAACATTTGAATAGGCTCGTgaatatctttaaaatttaacgaattttaataaatgtaaataaaaaggTTTTCAATGTTAATCGCTGTACTTACAATTTGGGAAAATAAATGTGATCTCGCGAGCCACGCTTTCGCTATGCTTGGTTACATGGATGTTACGCTCCAGCTCCGAGGCTGAGCCACTAGAGGTCAGTCATTTTAACCGCAAGAAACTAGTTGAAGATCGAGTGTTGAACTTACAAGTAGCATATCATGGTGTTGAGCAGATCTTGCACTCCATTCTCTTTGGTCAGTATAAATGCCTCCGAGATGCCCTTGGACAACAGAATAACCTCCAGCATGAAACCCTTCTCATCCACATAGTCGGCATAGAACTCGGCTGCCAACTCTGGTGAAAAGTTCAGCCTGCGACTACCTTGAATCTGAAACCCAGCGGCAAGCAGCTTCAAGAGCACAGGACGCCGCTTGTGCATATAATCTGATTTGATAATGAGCAGCGAATCCTCAAACATTGTTgggtaatataatattaacttttgtttgacactatcaattaaattttatttgttttaagttgCCGACTTATTCTACTTTGGTGAATGCATTCTCTCAGGCTGCTTCGTTTTATGTTTTGAATTAAGTCACGTATTGTTTGATATTTCATTTCCTTCTTTTCAtcgaaaacaaattgcagttgcatAGAAAAGGGCGTGTCCATACATGTTTTTAGtctttttattgtatttgtattcattttaaaattacagtTTAGGTTTAATTGCGATGCCCACTTCGCGTACGCTTACAGAAATCAATaagttttcagtttcattcTCTAATATTTTCTCAGTTAAACTATTACCACATTTCCATCAACATCAGAATTCAGCGAATCATAAAGTAATCGAAAATAAACGAAACGTGCAGAAAAAAGTAAGTAGGTTTTTCGATAATTTACAGTCACAATGGATTACAGAATGTAAACAGATAAGTAagaatatatcatatatatatatatataaaccaTGGCGCCAATTGCGACACATCACAATGCAATTGCGACTCTTTCAATCACGGCTGCATCTTAAGCTGCAAtcgaataaattaaaatatgttagttATTAATACATTCTGTTTACTTTCAGCTTTGCAGATACACACCTGAAATTCTGGCAAAGGCCAGAGCGGACTTCTCATGGTCAAAGCATTTGCCAATCTCGGCACAGATGTGCGATTGATCCATATACGAATGCTCAGACAAGCGCATCATGCTAATGCCATAAATGGAGATCATTTCCGAGCACTGAAGAGAACAATAGAAAccaattaataatatgcaaatattaaattcaagatGCGAGCGTATCTTACAATGTTATAGTACTTGGCGGGCAAGTTTTCGCAGGCCATGGAGACCATGTCCTGTGAGCTGACATTATCATGGTCCTTCTGCGAACGGAAGTAAGGCAACAGAACTTGAGAAGCGCCATGGCAGACGCCGCACTCGATGACCTCATCGTTGACCACCTCGCTGAAACAAAGCTGCAGTTTTTGGCACACTTCCTTGGGCGGAACTGTGCTGGCCAGGCTGATAATAGCCGCAGCATAACCCTCCACAAAGCTATCGCACTGCTTGCGAACGGTCTTTGGCAAGTGATCGCAAACAGAGAGCAGAGCCTTCTTGATCTCTTCCTGTTCGGTTTTGTTCTTCAGATCGGCCTCCAGCTTGGTCATAACAAACTCGCAAAGCACACAAGTTGGTGGCTCATTGACCTTTGAGCTTTCCAGACGCGCCAATTTACCCTCATTGTTCTTGGGCAGCACAATGACATCATACTTCAAGGCCTCATCGACTTCAACTGCGATGTGTAAAAGATAATTAATTTGATGTCTTTAATTGTCCATTATTTGGCATATACTTACGATCATCCTGCTCGTTAAAGAGACACATGCCCAGTTCTGCGCAAATCAATTTGGGATCCATTTCCTTCAAGAACAGCTCGGCAATCTTATCACCGTACTTGTCAATGAACTTGTGGCATTTGCTGGCCACTGGCTTCTTCAGCTTGTCGCAAGTGTGTTCCAGGGCATCCTTAACGTCAGCCTTGGTCGGATGCTTGCCCAGTCTCTTCTCCACAGTCTTGACGACCTCTTCGCAGAGCAAACAGTTGGGTGTAACGCCAAAGTCCTTATCGAATCGCACTTCGACTTGTTCGTCTGAATCGATATCGTTACCAGTGATTTCCTCACTGCTGGATGACTTATCATCCTCATCGCTGCCAATCAACACAATGCCCATTTCGTCCAAATAGTCCTTGGTCTTGGGGCACAGCTTCAGTTGCACACAAATCTCCTCGGGTTTGAAGTCAGTGATGAGCATGTCAATCAATTCGTTGGAGTAAGTCTCCACAAAGTCCGTGCATTCGGCACGCAGTTTGCTGGGCAGATGCGAGCAGAGACCATCCAGAACCTTCTTGATGTTATCCTTGGACTTGTTGTCACGAATCTTGATCTGAGCCTGCtccacagcaaacaaacagagTGGGCAAGTGGGCTTGTCCTGTTCGTCGCTGTGCACAGTCGTCACAGGGTTGAATACTTCAATGTCTTGCTTATTCTCAACGTTTTTCGGGCACATCTGCATCATGGGGCAAACGTTGCGTGGATTCAGGCCTTGAATGAGCAATGCAATCACCGCATCGCCATACATCTCCACAAAGTTGCGGCATTGACCGGCGACACCCTTTGGCAACTTGGTGCAAATGTTTTCGACAGTATGTTTGATCTCATCGTCGGTAGCTGGCGTGGCCAGCGACTCCTGAATGAAGTGCAACAAATACTCGCAAATGGTGCACATTTCACCGCCCTCCACCAGCTGGTTGGGATTGGGAGCGCCCATTAAATGATCAATTGGCAACTGCATGTTCAAGATTTCTTGCTGGCTGAACTTGGGTTCGTTGGCACCCAACTTCTTGATGGTCACCTTAATGTCGGCTGGGGCAAGAACTGGCAGCAGAGGCATGATTGGAGCTTCGTGGTTTACACCAAGCTGTCCCTTGGGGCAAACGCCAATGATGGTGCAAGTGCCGTTGGCATCCAGATTGTTAACCAAAGTGTCGTAAATGATGTGATAATACTGATCCACAATGCTGAGGCACTCGTCCTTAAAGCCACGTGATTGTTTGCAGAAGCCCTCGAGTACTTGCTTGAATTCCGTCTCCGTGGTGTTGGCCACCAACACATCGCGCAAATGCTTCACCAGCTGCTCGCACAGTGCACAGGGAATGTCGTCGCTAACACCATCCAGGGTGGTCAATGCTTCTGGCTCCTGAACATCTTCCTCATGCTGGTGGTaacgtgccacacacacgcCAGACATGTGGCAAGGACCACTGACAGCCAAGTGTTGCTTAACAGCATCGTACATCTCATTGAAATAGGTCAACACCATGTTTGCGCAGGCATCTGAGAAGCTGGACATGCCGCCGCACACATGCAACAGCTGCTCAACCATATCGTCGCGATCGGTGGCTTCGAATTTCTGCTGCATCTTGCGAGAGAGCAGATTGCAGCTGCCGCAGGTCAATTGTGCAACGCCAGCAGGCTTCTTCTCCACCTTGGCAACAGCTCCCTGAACATCCACATCTTCCTCCTTGAGCGAGCCATCCAAAGCAGCCTGATAACTGAGCTGCATCAGCTCATCGATTTTACGGCTGTTGCACAAACCGGCCACGGAGCAAACTTGCTATAATTGCAAAAACGAAATTCAATTAGTTGTCAATATGATCATAATAATGTTCTACTCACATCGGGATTCATTTGCGAGGACAGAGCCTCAATCAGCTCGGGTATGAAGTTGTCGGCCAACGTGATGCATTCCTTCTGCACCAGCTTTATGGGTATGAGCTTGCAGGAGCCCTCGAAGACCTCCTTCATTTCCTCTTCGGTTTCATTGCTGCGCAGTTGATCGCGCGCCTGAGTCACCATATCCTTGCATATCTTGCAAATCGAATCATCATCGACGGGCACAACGCGCTTTTCCCACACGGTCTGAATGCAATGACGTGTCGCTCTACAGTCCTTTGAattgctgtcgaaaaaagaaaagattaaCACTTAGTGCGTTGAACAAAGCAAGCggtcataaaataaatgattgtGCTCTAAAGCTATGCGACACTTGGGGAAACTTTACTGACTAGCAGACGGTGATTAAACGTTTCGGATCAATTAAGGTAATTGTTCAATCTGATTGTTATTCATTATATGGGTATAATTCAACCTAGTTAAACCGGCTAGAATATCAAGGATGAAATATGTACAAATGGATATTGAATGTGCTGAAATATTTCTAGTTGGCATTTTTTGGGAACCAAATGGAGACGCAACCCTGAGGGTCTTCAATTAGAATTCTTTCCTTCTTCATGGCAAGTATAGTCAAACAGCAATTACTAATTCTTAATTCTTCAAAATTGATTAGCTTGATAATTTTAGTTTAGCAAAACAACTGGATCAAATGACCCGCATTCACAATCTGAGTCTGCAGTCGGCGGATTGTTATTCTTTAGCAGATTGAAAGAGCCAAGTCAGCAGAGATCAGAGTCCGAAAGCGTGTGTCGAGAACCCTCGCATGAATATCATGAATACCATGAGCCAGTTGAATGTACCCGCTgcacaacaacttcaacataTATATGAGGGGATTATGTCCAGTTCCCCTCGATAATCTGATATTGCTGATGCATACATTTCGAACATCCGACAAATGAAACTCACAATGTTTAAACAGAGAGCCCAACACTAATGTGCTAATGGCAAAtgataaaaaacacaaacaacacttacatatatagtaagtatgtatgtgtgagagaATGTCgaattattttagaattttgctGAGGCAGCCAAACAAAGAGGTCcgcaataaacaaattaataaacaaagaaaGTAAAAGTATGCGATTAGAAGCTATCCTAATTATATTTACGCTTGTAATGTAGACctattaatcattattttaatttaatgcctTATTATAATCGACAATTTATTGCTTGAAATAAGTGTCATAGTAGTTTAAATAGTTGTATATATTACTACTGCACTGGTTTTTGATTACACAGAGAGAGATTGTTGATAAGAACGCGAATAACAAACTGTCAGCTGATTATGGTGATACTTAGCGACAAACAAATCTATTATGACGAATGCTTAGCTTGGACATTTGAGTAAAGAAGATATTTGAGCTGCTGGACTTAATCGAAAGCCTAAGGCGAAGGCGAGCCTAACCGATTAGTCATTTGCAATCTGCTCAACTGATGAGTGTGTCATGCATAAGTATTTGTAACCATCGAGAGCTTAgctgttaatttaatttaaagcgGAATCGAAACGTAAAACAAAAGCGCTGCATGAACaagtgaaagaaagagagcagGGGAGAGATAAAGAGCGAGCGCCATTGCGGAGAGAGTGCAATGTGTAGTTGTATTAGACGAttacaaaacacacacgacacacatacaaaactATTAGGTGTGTGCGAAAAAAAGAGGCAAAGCGAGGATGGGGAAGAGAACTGAATTAGAGCAACTGTAAAAACCCATAACAAAGGTTATCGATAGACTAAGCAGAATGGCGGCGCTGCTGCCGCAGCCGCTGCTTTGCCTTTTGCGCTGTCGCCGATTGTCTTATC
It encodes:
- the LOC117574424 gene encoding fibrous sheath CABYR-binding protein, whose amino-acid sequence is MFEDSLLIIKSDYMHKRRPVLLKLLAAGFQIQGSRRLNFSPELAAEFYADYVDEKGFMLEVILLSKGISEAFILTKENGVQDLLNTMICYFGSASELERNIHVTKHSESVAREITFIFPNYIHEPIQMFDQSLFCNRPMIKPLISEIYDLLQNVDCSPEDWKRRISDYLVRSNPSLPQISNQCQVAPDMGMQEKSQQTTMTYKTIGKEAKPKEKSKSSSSLLSSSEPHSSVLLTTSTCVTCGGFERTEPCISELDLNKRVEPQSDEPICVDEEIIWKEIVVYEEVQPEEESEHKSEVAIPDEEGGRAGDDDASDSECDERPTAAAPVAVVETDSASEEAPPAVAATPVVSAVESTTKAAPVAEEAAPAATPSAEEPPPAAAEPAPAAEEQPAPVAEEPPSPVAEEEPAPPAEEPDK
- the LOC117576754 gene encoding uncharacterized protein LOC117576754, whose amino-acid sequence is MRDAGLLAILAVFVCGVCVSSTPVAQQPLVGGSKCTWGPSYWCENLSNSKDCRATRHCIQTVWEKRVVPVDDDSICKICKDMVTQARDQLRSNETEEEMKEVFEGSCKLIPIKLVQKECITLADNFIPELIEALSSQMNPDQVCSVAGLCNSRKIDELMQLSYQAALDGSLKEEDVDVQGAVAKVEKKPAGVAQLTCGSCNLLSRKMQQKFEATDRDDMVEQLLHVCGGMSSFSDACANMVLTYFNEMYDAVKQHLAVSGPCHMSGVCVARYHQHEEDVQEPEALTTLDGVSDDIPCALCEQLVKHLRDVLVANTTETEFKQVLEGFCKQSRGFKDECLSIVDQYYHIIYDTLVNNLDANGTCTIIGVCPKGQLGVNHEAPIMPLLPVLAPADIKVTIKKLGANEPKFSQQEILNMQLPIDHLMGAPNPNQLVEGGEMCTICEYLLHFIQESLATPATDDEIKHTVENICTKLPKGVAGQCRNFVEMYGDAVIALLIQGLNPRNVCPMMQMCPKNVENKQDIEVFNPVTTVHSDEQDKPTCPLCLFAVEQAQIKIRDNKSKDNIKKVLDGLCSHLPSKLRAECTDFVETYSNELIDMLITDFKPEEICVQLKLCPKTKDYLDEMGIVLIGSDEDDKSSSSEEITGNDIDSDEQVEVRFDKDFGVTPNCLLCEEVVKTVEKRLGKHPTKADVKDALEHTCDKLKKPVASKCHKFIDKYGDKIAELFLKEMDPKLICAELGMCLFNEQDDLEVDEALKYDVIVLPKNNEGKLARLESSKVNEPPTCVLCEFVMTKLEADLKNKTEQEEIKKALLSVCDHLPKTVRKQCDSFVEGYAAAIISLASTVPPKEVCQKLQLCFSEVVNDEVIECGVCHGASQVLLPYFRSQKDHDNVSSQDMVSMACENLPAKYYNICSEMISIYGISMMRLSEHSYMDQSHICAEIGKCFDHEKSALAFARISA